The DNA region TTGCCTGCCCGCCACAGAGCTGCTCCCGGCTGTGTTTCGGCGGCTTTCCACAACTCGTTTACTGAAAGGCGGTTACGCAATCGCGAGCCGATTGCTCGCCCCTTGGCACACCCTCTGCTAAACAAGAAATCACCACCCAAACGCCCTTCGAGGAGCCAGCAATGAGCAACGCACAGCGGATCATCAAGCAGCATGCTGACGAGCTTCCCCAGGACCTCGAAGAGCTGATCGTGGCGGTCGAACAACTGCCCGAGGAGCAGCGGATGTCGCTCAACCCGTTGTTGGCCCGGGTGATCGAGAGCACCAAGCGTCGCCGGCGCATCTTGAGCCTTGTGCAGGACGCCCTGTCGCAGTTGCGGCTCGACATGAAGTACCTGATGTTCGATCTCGAAGCCACCCGCCGCGAGCGCGACGATCTTCGCCAGCAGCTCGAAGGCAACTGAACCAGCGCGGTCTTCTCTTCTCGGCCGGCTCCTGCCTCCCAATTCTCCTGCCTCCACTCGGAACCCACCTACCTCGCGTGGCACGCCGAAGGTCCCCCTGCAGACCTTTGGCATCGATTCGCCCCGGTCCAATGCTCCACGGACCGGGGCGTTTTTTTTTTGCGCATGGGTGGTCGATCGGCTGAAATGCCGCGTCGGCGGCTGCCTGTTTGCGGCCCGTGGACCGCTGGAATACGATGCATTATGGCGCGGTGGTGGCCGGCGCCGCATTGTCCCCCTCTCTGGGGCCGGGTGCTTCGAGGGGCGCCCGCTTTGGGGTGTGTCGTCCAATGAGCGAACTTACGGCCGAACAGATCGCCCAGCGGACGATCGATCTCAATCTGCTGGACGATCGCCAACTTCAGGCCGTGTGGGGCGAATTCGGCCGCCGCAATATCGCCGGCGACGATTTTGTCCAGGCCCTGGTGCGGCGCGAGCTATTGACCAACTACCAGGTCGAGCGCCTGCTCAAGGGCGAACGCACCGGGTTCTTCTACGGCCCGTACAAAGTGCTCTACCGCGTGGCGACGGGCAGCTTTGCCCGGGTCTATCGGGCCGTCGACACCAAGAGCGGCCGGATCGTCGCGCTCAAGGTCTTGCGCAAGCGCTATTGCGACGAGCCGGCCCAAACCGATCAATTCGCCCGCGAGGGCGAGCTCGGCCGCACGCTGCGGCACCCAAACATTGTGCCGATCTACGAGGTGGTATCGTCGGGCACATCGCACTTCCTGGTGATGGAATTCGTCGAGGGGCGAAACCTGCGCGAGTTTGTGCGCGTGAGGCAGAAGCTCGACCCGGTCGAGGCCACGCACCTGATGATCGGCATTGCCGACGGGATGCGCTATGCCCACGACCGCGGCGTGTGTCACCGCGATCTGAAGATGACCAACGTGCTGATTTCCAGCCGGGGCGTGCCCCGGCTCGTCGATTTCGGACTCGCCTCCGAGGGGGACCCGACGCAGGACGATCCCGAGGACGAATCGTCGAACCCGCGGACGATCGACTACGCCGGACTCGAACGGGCCACGGGCGTGCGCAAGGACGACACGCGCAGCGACATCTATTTCATGGGCTGCATCTTCTACAACATGCTCACCGGCCAGCCGCCGCTGCAAGAGACCAAGGACCGCATTCAGCGGCTCAGCCGGACGCGCTATACCGACGTGGTACCGATCCAGAAGGTCGATCCCGCGCTGCCCAAGCCGGTCGTGCACATCGTCAACAAGGCGATGGAACTCGACGTGTCGAAGCGCTATCAATCGCCCGCCGAGATGTTCGTCGATCTGAACATCACGGCCCGACGGATGGCCTCGGGCCAGGACCTGAACGACGAGCCCGGCGGCGAAACCGACGAGGTCGAACAAGCCTTGGGCTCGCAGAAGGAGCGCGATCGCTGGACCGCGCGGCTGCTGCCCACCGAACAGCGCCGCGTGTTGATGATCGTCGAAGGCAGCACGCGGATGCAGGACGTGTTTCGCGACGGCCTGAAGCGCAGCGGCTACCGCGTGTTACTGACCAGCGACCCCTTGCGACCCGCCTCCCGCTTCGAAGACGATGAAAAAGCGGCCGATTGTGTGATCTACAGCTCGGGCAACCTGGGCCACGCGGCGGTCGACGCCTTCAACGACTTGGGCGAGCATGAAAAGACCCGACAGATCCCGGCCATCATGCTGTTGGGCCAATCGCAGACCGCTTGGCTGCCGCAGGTCAAAACCGACGAGCATCGCCCCGTGCTGGTGATGCCGCTGAAGCTGAAGGAATTTCGCGACACGCTCGCCCGCCTCGTACCGCCCTTGTAGTGCCGCTGCCAACCGGCACTCTTGCCACCGCGGCGGGCTGTGCCAGACTGCACGGCAGGGCCTTGATTCGTCCGGCGTAGAGTGTGCGACGGTCGTGCAGAGTGATGCCGTTACTCCTGAGCCGCAGTGCCGCTATTGGCTGCGGATGTTTGCCGGCGAGATTGACGAGCTGCTCGCGCGCATGCGGCTGGCTCGCAAGGAGCATCCGGCGCTCGTCGACCGGCTGGGCATCTGGGTCCATGCCCGTTGGGCGCCGCCGAATAATGCCTCGCGGCACACCGTCAGCGGAGTCGTCGCGGCTTTGAA from Pirellulales bacterium includes:
- a CDS encoding transcriptional regulator translates to MSNAQRIIKQHADELPQDLEELIVAVEQLPEEQRMSLNPLLARVIESTKRRRRILSLVQDALSQLRLDMKYLMFDLEATRRERDDLRQQLEGN
- a CDS encoding protein kinase, whose protein sequence is MSELTAEQIAQRTIDLNLLDDRQLQAVWGEFGRRNIAGDDFVQALVRRELLTNYQVERLLKGERTGFFYGPYKVLYRVATGSFARVYRAVDTKSGRIVALKVLRKRYCDEPAQTDQFAREGELGRTLRHPNIVPIYEVVSSGTSHFLVMEFVEGRNLREFVRVRQKLDPVEATHLMIGIADGMRYAHDRGVCHRDLKMTNVLISSRGVPRLVDFGLASEGDPTQDDPEDESSNPRTIDYAGLERATGVRKDDTRSDIYFMGCIFYNMLTGQPPLQETKDRIQRLSRTRYTDVVPIQKVDPALPKPVVHIVNKAMELDVSKRYQSPAEMFVDLNITARRMASGQDLNDEPGGETDEVEQALGSQKERDRWTARLLPTEQRRVLMIVEGSTRMQDVFRDGLKRSGYRVLLTSDPLRPASRFEDDEKAADCVIYSSGNLGHAAVDAFNDLGEHEKTRQIPAIMLLGQSQTAWLPQVKTDEHRPVLVMPLKLKEFRDTLARLVPPL